A genome region from Aurantiacibacter sp. MUD61 includes the following:
- a CDS encoding DUF6603 domain-containing protein, translating into MDDSTLAQIGRLLAVATQPITSRMQGGYARRFFFMLGVDVPVETFTPELETAFASTASSAAVLGEILPELIAVIDEGNTGETIAKAVEIVEQVRSIVVAVETIVTEIETMGLPGLSGAELSAFMGDVAVRTSELVLIEHLQNYAPVVFAILHFFGIVEIERANTGEPNLQLVEFDRKRFRFDRIETLFTSPGDLVADIYGWGTNSIDGEALISRLAALLQTLGLPASRVRIDDRPRLEVSMFSLMPSQGVTPPGLDAQITMGLSEGFALEIPVVDGMVADINARAAMSAATGISIRPPADIVLIPPSGDVGGQFGMGFSFVPVAPAEQLTLLGITGGTGLFIEKFRAGILADFAWAGGQAEGDVGFEAQLEGGKLKISADGADGFLADLLSGVNLEADFDVGVSWTAGNGIRFTGSHALTIQLPAHIDLGPIELDALTLKLGIDGGKFPIALATNINAQLGPLSASVEQIGGIIELEFPGQGGNAGPVNITGKFKPPVGAGLALDAGAVSGGGYLYFDYENGEYAGALELNLANIVAVKAIGIIATKMPDGSDGFSLLIVITAEFGTGIQLGFGFTLLGVGGILGLNRGMSLDALAEGVREGTLDNIMFPTDVVANAQSIIADLKKYFPIEADTFVIGPLAKIGWGTPTLVSLSLGVVIEIPPGNIAILGVLKVALPDEDAALLVIQVSFIGAIEFDKERAWFFASLFGSRVLMMTLEGEMGLVIAWGSDPNFVVSCGGFHPSYQPPPLPFPTPRRIAVSILNESWGRIRVEGYFAVTSNTVQFGAKLDIFFGFSEFQISGYLSLDALFQFSPFYMIVEIAGGLSLKVAGIDLLSVHLKFTLEGPTPWRAKGKGSVKILFFKISANFDETWGDREDTSLPSIPALPILEVEFAKLENWTAQLPPSQTLSTTLRELEATESLVLHPLGSLKVAQRAVPLDIDIDKVGNQTVSDAKRFAIESDSALFAKLGGTRDSFATGQYKDLSDSQKLSSKGYESQPSGLELGIADGELKAGGATTRTTRYELSVIDSAYRSKIRKFWGMASKLFSHFIKGGAVAQLAVSNAAKKRVNPFEDGVKVAPGAYAVANVDTNLVSSPTYMNFASQAEAEAFMSDQVASGAANANELHVVEAFEARIAA; encoded by the coding sequence ATGGACGATAGCACACTTGCACAGATCGGGCGCCTTCTCGCGGTTGCGACGCAGCCGATTACATCGCGCATGCAGGGTGGGTACGCGCGCCGCTTCTTCTTCATGCTCGGCGTCGATGTCCCGGTGGAAACATTTACGCCCGAGCTCGAGACCGCGTTTGCCTCAACCGCTTCATCCGCGGCTGTCTTGGGCGAAATTTTGCCGGAACTGATCGCGGTTATCGATGAGGGCAACACCGGAGAGACAATCGCCAAGGCCGTCGAAATTGTCGAGCAGGTTCGTTCGATCGTCGTGGCGGTCGAGACGATCGTAACCGAAATCGAGACGATGGGCTTGCCGGGCCTATCGGGAGCTGAGCTGAGCGCATTTATGGGCGATGTCGCGGTTCGCACCAGCGAATTGGTGTTGATCGAGCATTTGCAGAACTACGCACCGGTTGTTTTCGCCATTCTTCATTTCTTCGGCATCGTGGAGATTGAGCGCGCAAATACCGGTGAGCCCAATTTGCAATTGGTCGAATTCGATCGCAAGCGCTTCCGCTTTGATCGGATCGAAACGCTATTCACCAGCCCCGGAGATTTGGTCGCCGACATTTACGGCTGGGGTACCAATTCGATCGACGGTGAAGCGCTGATTTCGCGCCTTGCTGCTCTGCTCCAAACATTAGGATTGCCTGCTTCACGGGTGCGCATTGACGACCGGCCGCGGCTCGAAGTCTCGATGTTCTCGCTAATGCCTTCACAAGGTGTCACGCCGCCGGGTCTCGACGCGCAGATTACGATGGGCCTATCCGAAGGCTTCGCGCTGGAAATTCCCGTGGTGGACGGGATGGTGGCGGATATCAATGCACGCGCGGCCATGTCTGCGGCGACGGGAATTTCGATCCGCCCCCCTGCCGATATCGTCCTGATCCCGCCGTCGGGCGACGTTGGCGGCCAGTTCGGCATGGGCTTCAGCTTCGTGCCCGTAGCTCCGGCAGAGCAGCTCACCCTGCTCGGTATCACCGGCGGTACGGGTCTGTTCATCGAAAAATTCCGCGCAGGCATTCTGGCCGATTTCGCATGGGCTGGCGGTCAGGCGGAAGGCGATGTCGGGTTTGAAGCGCAGCTTGAAGGCGGCAAGCTCAAGATCAGCGCCGATGGGGCGGACGGATTTCTTGCCGACCTGCTGTCCGGCGTAAATCTGGAAGCCGATTTCGATGTCGGTGTCAGCTGGACTGCCGGGAACGGCATCCGCTTTACGGGCAGTCACGCTCTCACGATCCAGCTTCCCGCGCATATCGATCTGGGGCCGATAGAGCTCGACGCGCTGACGCTGAAACTCGGCATCGATGGCGGGAAATTCCCGATTGCGCTGGCGACGAATATCAATGCGCAACTCGGCCCACTCAGCGCCAGCGTGGAACAGATCGGCGGCATCATCGAGCTCGAATTCCCGGGGCAGGGCGGCAATGCCGGGCCGGTCAATATTACCGGTAAGTTCAAACCGCCGGTCGGGGCCGGGCTCGCGCTCGATGCAGGCGCGGTCAGCGGCGGCGGCTATCTCTATTTCGATTACGAGAATGGCGAATATGCGGGCGCGCTGGAGCTCAATCTCGCCAATATCGTGGCAGTCAAGGCGATCGGCATTATCGCAACCAAAATGCCGGATGGCAGCGATGGCTTCTCGCTGCTGATCGTCATAACCGCCGAATTTGGCACAGGCATCCAGCTCGGTTTCGGCTTCACATTGCTAGGCGTTGGCGGGATACTTGGCCTCAATCGCGGCATGTCGCTCGATGCGCTGGCAGAAGGCGTGCGCGAAGGCACGCTCGATAACATCATGTTCCCGACAGATGTGGTTGCGAATGCGCAAAGCATCATTGCGGATCTGAAGAAGTATTTCCCGATCGAAGCCGACACCTTCGTGATCGGCCCGCTCGCCAAGATCGGCTGGGGCACTCCGACGCTGGTCTCGCTCTCATTGGGCGTCGTTATCGAAATTCCGCCGGGCAATATCGCAATCCTGGGCGTGCTCAAGGTCGCCCTGCCCGATGAGGACGCTGCGCTGCTTGTCATCCAGGTAAGCTTCATCGGAGCGATCGAATTCGACAAGGAACGTGCGTGGTTTTTCGCGTCATTGTTCGGATCACGTGTGCTGATGATGACGCTGGAAGGCGAAATGGGTCTCGTCATTGCCTGGGGCAGCGATCCCAATTTCGTGGTGTCTTGCGGAGGCTTTCATCCGAGTTACCAGCCGCCGCCGCTGCCATTCCCGACACCGCGCCGGATCGCGGTCAGCATTCTCAATGAGAGCTGGGGCCGCATCCGCGTAGAGGGCTATTTCGCCGTCACTTCGAACACGGTCCAGTTCGGCGCCAAGCTCGATATCTTCTTCGGTTTCAGCGAGTTCCAGATCAGCGGCTACTTGTCGCTGGACGCACTGTTCCAATTCTCGCCTTTCTACATGATCGTGGAGATCGCTGGCGGTCTCTCGCTCAAGGTGGCGGGCATTGACCTGCTTTCCGTGCATCTCAAATTCACGCTGGAAGGGCCGACCCCGTGGCGCGCCAAGGGCAAGGGTTCGGTCAAGATCCTGTTCTTCAAGATCAGCGCCAATTTCGATGAAACCTGGGGCGACCGCGAAGATACCAGCCTGCCGAGCATCCCGGCTTTGCCGATCCTCGAAGTCGAATTTGCCAAGCTGGAAAACTGGACGGCGCAATTGCCGCCATCGCAAACCCTCTCGACGACCCTGCGCGAACTCGAGGCGACGGAATCGCTGGTTCTGCATCCGCTGGGATCACTCAAGGTGGCGCAGCGTGCGGTTCCGCTGGACATCGATATCGACAAGGTCGGCAATCAGACGGTGAGCGATGCGAAACGGTTCGCCATTGAAAGCGACAGTGCGCTGTTCGCGAAGCTTGGGGGAACGCGGGACAGCTTTGCCACCGGGCAATATAAGGATCTGAGCGATAGCCAGAAATTGTCGAGCAAGGGCTATGAATCGCAGCCCAGCGGCCTTGAACTTGGTATTGCCGATGGTGAGTTGAAGGCAGGCGGAGCGACGACGCGCACGACGCGCTATGAACTGTCGGTCATAGATAGCGCCTATCGCAGCAAAATTCGCAAATTCTGGGGCATGGCCAGCAAGCTCTTCAGCCACTTCATCAAGGGTGGAGCGGTTGCGCAATTGGCCGTGTCGAACGCCGCCAAGAAGCGGGTCAATCCTTTCGAGGACGGAGTGAAGGTTGCGCCAGGGGCCTATGCGGTCGCGAACGTCGATACGAATCTGGTGAGCAGCCCCACATACATGAATTTCGCCAGCCAGGCTGAGGCCGAGGCGTTCATGAGCGATCAGGTGGCGAGCGGCGCGGCCAATGCCAATGAACTGCATGTTGTCGAAGCGTTTGAAGCGAGGATCGCAGCATGA
- a CDS encoding aldehyde oxidase family protein: MSATEGRWVDGDKIEVADVIITDGQHTTSPPDASTDPHLILDKRGLFVIHAVMLYTGKVLWFCGHVEDGHYALKSYLFDYKETYSQPLNTLESQNFPLHNPALARGGEPNQLPNDPATGHFHADLFCCHFVHTHDGKVIVVGGSDPEYFVQGRGIGVNAGHRSVGEEYIYLFDPEPPAGQGHWQTVMDGSSVARLAHGRWYPTAVMLGDGRIAVFSGRREYQLGASGRISDTVEILTPGSGSNNYSVTTLTDGATGSAKLTLPIYPGLHLAPDGRIYYTHTTWGLETDPPLNTHSLAIPNLGTSASWEEHSGVRPPELTSPPPANSPPTAVPRREEGMSVLLPPAQDGKILLFGGGEALGDIRDNMGNILQANVRVRQGAPYARVRDERDAKSTAILQTGGGTPSWTKGPDLTHGRINGHAVILPDKKVLICGGHNSHKWNAVYPGDTRAAGYPNTADEVIAENNAQSHYSELYDPFDGPVGSFSPAAPLNHARMYHSAAVLLPNGTVLIAGGADADDDKNHIFEQHIDGEFPIHFAADSFSYPGVPPNPEGTPPDMWQGPIVGGENRFGDIVSIPYNRKDYEIYEPPYMFTPGTRPTIEAIQNEGASTTFAEYGETLRIRSSLAAADTEVALIRPGAATHHTDTEQRYVALNPTDISGNELSVTIPDDRNLIPPGYYMLWIVKDGKPCEEAMFIKVGSYLQPPTVESDPQ, translated from the coding sequence GTGAGCGCGACCGAAGGAAGATGGGTTGACGGCGACAAGATCGAGGTCGCGGACGTCATCATTACTGATGGTCAGCACACGACGAGTCCGCCTGACGCGAGCACCGATCCCCACCTTATTTTGGACAAGCGCGGCCTGTTCGTCATCCACGCCGTCATGCTGTACACCGGAAAAGTGCTGTGGTTCTGCGGCCATGTTGAAGATGGGCACTATGCGCTGAAAAGCTACCTCTTCGATTATAAGGAAACCTATTCTCAACCTCTAAACACTCTCGAATCGCAAAACTTTCCTCTGCATAATCCAGCTCTGGCCCGCGGGGGAGAGCCCAACCAGCTCCCGAACGATCCGGCGACTGGCCATTTCCATGCTGACTTGTTCTGCTGTCACTTTGTCCACACCCATGATGGCAAGGTGATTGTGGTCGGCGGGTCCGACCCTGAGTATTTCGTGCAAGGGCGCGGAATTGGGGTGAACGCCGGCCATCGCAGCGTGGGCGAAGAATACATCTATCTGTTCGATCCCGAGCCGCCTGCTGGCCAAGGGCACTGGCAAACGGTGATGGACGGCTCGAGCGTAGCACGGTTGGCTCATGGGCGCTGGTATCCGACAGCGGTAATGCTGGGCGACGGCCGTATCGCGGTGTTCTCAGGTCGGCGCGAATATCAGCTCGGCGCGTCGGGCCGGATATCAGATACGGTTGAAATACTGACGCCAGGCAGCGGTAGTAATAATTATTCAGTCACGACACTGACTGACGGTGCAACTGGCAGCGCCAAACTGACTTTGCCGATTTACCCAGGCCTGCATCTCGCTCCTGACGGACGCATTTATTACACTCATACAACCTGGGGCCTAGAAACTGATCCACCGTTGAATACGCATTCGCTGGCGATCCCCAATCTTGGCACTTCGGCGAGCTGGGAAGAGCACTCTGGTGTGCGTCCGCCTGAACTGACATCGCCACCGCCAGCGAATTCGCCCCCGACGGCAGTACCTCGTCGTGAGGAGGGCATGAGCGTGCTGTTGCCCCCCGCGCAGGATGGCAAGATTCTACTTTTTGGCGGTGGCGAAGCTCTGGGCGATATCCGCGATAACATGGGTAACATTCTCCAGGCTAACGTTCGCGTGAGGCAGGGCGCACCCTATGCACGGGTAAGAGACGAGCGAGATGCCAAGTCGACCGCAATACTCCAGACCGGTGGCGGGACGCCCTCTTGGACTAAAGGCCCCGATCTTACGCACGGTAGGATCAATGGCCACGCCGTCATTCTACCCGACAAGAAGGTGTTGATTTGTGGCGGACACAACAGCCACAAATGGAATGCTGTTTATCCGGGAGATACGCGGGCTGCAGGCTATCCGAATACAGCAGATGAAGTGATTGCAGAGAATAACGCGCAGTCGCATTATTCTGAGCTTTACGACCCATTCGATGGCCCTGTGGGAAGTTTCTCTCCTGCCGCGCCGCTCAATCATGCCCGGATGTATCATTCGGCCGCGGTTCTGCTTCCCAACGGTACGGTCCTGATCGCGGGTGGGGCAGATGCGGATGATGACAAGAACCACATTTTTGAACAGCATATAGATGGAGAATTCCCGATCCATTTTGCGGCAGACTCGTTTTCATATCCGGGTGTTCCGCCGAACCCGGAGGGCACACCACCGGATATGTGGCAGGGTCCGATCGTTGGAGGGGAGAACAGGTTCGGAGACATCGTCAGCATTCCGTATAATCGCAAAGACTACGAGATTTACGAGCCGCCCTACATGTTTACTCCGGGAACGCGGCCGACCATCGAAGCGATACAAAATGAGGGCGCTAGTACAACCTTTGCTGAGTATGGCGAAACGCTCCGTATCAGATCTTCGCTAGCCGCTGCAGATACAGAAGTCGCACTGATCCGGCCGGGAGCTGCGACCCATCATACCGATACAGAGCAACGATATGTGGCTCTTAATCCGACAGACATCAGCGGAAATGAGCTGAGCGTCACGATCCCCGATGATCGTAATCTGATTCCGCCCGGCTATTACATGTTGTGGATCGTCAAGGACGGCAAGCCTTGCGAAGAAGCCATGTTCATAAAGGTTGGCAGCTACCTCCAGCCCCCGACCGTAGAAAGCGATCCCCAATGA
- a CDS encoding nucleotidyltransferase domain-containing protein — protein sequence MGQDPAFALLLACTDFPSDAAAKDRIRATASVLGDDWKSFLDCVKRHRMSPLALRGLVSAGVMPPAQLKALAQSDTLETFVSIAESKRLLEVFRKATIEAIILKGPVLSQLLYDDPTLRQSKDIDLLVEWSAFEGAIVCLEADGYVLKQERPPFGSSRVNIWRRGTKDVTLSHPETGHLIELHHRLLAPEAFITGLGVADADHWVSIGGTRFRTFRQPDQFAYLAAHGANSRWHRLKWLADMRAMLAGLSSPELEKLLEHCRFHGVERCGALAMLLCHHLWGQILPDRVAELQAEDPWLRTLEHQSLQKLLASGPRLPLAGRTRELGAGFALREGFAFKRSVLALHIYHQSLVSRLPLPNALRYLYGPARMFDWILERIRAPIAHTTSGNQRRSERNNR from the coding sequence ATGGGCCAGGATCCGGCCTTCGCGCTCTTGCTGGCATGCACCGACTTCCCGTCGGACGCTGCGGCCAAGGATAGAATCCGCGCAACGGCGTCTGTGTTGGGCGATGATTGGAAGAGTTTCCTCGACTGCGTGAAGCGCCACCGGATGTCTCCTCTCGCCTTGCGTGGTCTCGTCTCCGCAGGTGTGATGCCCCCCGCGCAATTGAAAGCGCTCGCGCAATCCGACACGCTCGAAACGTTCGTCAGTATTGCCGAGAGCAAGCGTTTGCTGGAAGTGTTTCGAAAAGCGACGATCGAAGCGATCATTTTGAAGGGGCCGGTGCTGTCCCAGCTGCTGTATGACGATCCCACGCTTCGCCAAAGCAAGGATATCGATCTGCTGGTTGAGTGGTCCGCTTTTGAAGGAGCCATCGTTTGTCTCGAAGCGGACGGATACGTTCTGAAACAGGAAAGGCCGCCTTTCGGATCTTCGCGAGTGAACATCTGGCGACGCGGGACGAAGGATGTCACGCTGTCTCACCCCGAGACCGGGCATCTGATCGAGCTGCATCATCGCCTGCTCGCACCGGAAGCGTTTATCACGGGCCTTGGCGTGGCGGATGCAGACCATTGGGTTTCGATCGGAGGAACGCGCTTCCGAACATTCCGACAACCAGACCAGTTCGCTTATCTCGCGGCCCACGGTGCGAACAGTCGCTGGCACCGGCTCAAATGGCTAGCCGACATGCGCGCCATGCTGGCCGGATTGAGCTCGCCGGAATTGGAAAAGTTGCTCGAACACTGCCGCTTTCACGGGGTGGAGCGCTGCGGCGCGCTCGCCATGCTGCTGTGTCACCACCTCTGGGGTCAAATACTGCCGGATCGTGTGGCTGAGTTGCAGGCCGAAGACCCGTGGCTGCGGACTTTGGAACACCAATCCCTGCAAAAATTGCTCGCATCCGGACCGCGCTTGCCGCTGGCCGGCAGGACCAGAGAACTTGGCGCTGGCTTCGCTCTTCGGGAAGGCTTTGCTTTCAAGCGCTCGGTGCTCGCCCTCCACATCTACCATCAGTCACTGGTGTCGCGTCTCCCGCTGCCGAACGCGCTACGCTACCTCTACGGGCCCGCCAGAATGTTCGACTGGATCTTGGAGCGCATTCGCGCACCGATTGCTCACACTACAAGTGGCAATCAACGAAGGTCAGAGCGAAACAACCGATGA
- a CDS encoding sulfotransferase domain-containing protein: MNTDGKIVWLASYPKSGNTWLRFLLGFALGLSDEDEDAFSPVSGISSSRHYFDSVLALDTHELTRNEIDRARPGVYGFLHQHAQSLQFVKAHDRYRVLPDGRAIFPARCSRAAIYIVRNPLDVAVSYAHHLSNEDHADVVDAMSTPNRIIGGGTKEQIEQDLGDWSGHFRSWTLQGKIPVLVIRYEDMKENTELELRRIFRFLEISEDAFAMPLSQAVEKADFTRLQELERERGFAEKPVRARSFFRSGRVGDGCRVLPAELIARIVDEHGEVMRELGYS, from the coding sequence GTGAACACGGACGGCAAAATCGTCTGGCTGGCCAGCTACCCCAAATCTGGCAACACCTGGCTGCGCTTTCTCTTGGGTTTCGCACTGGGATTAAGCGATGAGGATGAAGATGCCTTCTCGCCTGTGAGCGGAATAAGCAGCAGTCGCCATTACTTCGACTCGGTCCTGGCATTGGATACTCACGAGCTCACGCGAAACGAAATCGACCGTGCCAGACCCGGCGTCTACGGTTTTTTGCACCAGCACGCACAGAGCCTGCAGTTTGTGAAGGCCCACGACCGATATCGTGTCCTCCCCGATGGTCGCGCGATCTTTCCGGCACGCTGCTCACGCGCGGCCATCTACATCGTTCGAAATCCGCTCGACGTTGCGGTATCCTACGCCCATCACCTTTCGAACGAAGACCATGCAGATGTTGTTGATGCAATGAGCACGCCGAACCGAATAATCGGCGGCGGTACGAAGGAGCAGATAGAGCAGGATTTGGGGGACTGGTCAGGGCACTTCCGCAGTTGGACCCTGCAGGGGAAAATTCCGGTCCTCGTCATTCGCTATGAAGATATGAAGGAAAACACCGAGCTCGAGTTGCGGCGGATCTTTCGCTTTCTAGAAATTAGCGAAGACGCATTCGCAATGCCCCTTTCGCAGGCGGTGGAAAAGGCCGATTTCACGCGCCTGCAAGAACTGGAGCGCGAACGCGGCTTCGCTGAAAAGCCCGTAAGGGCGCGCAGCTTCTTCAGGTCAGGCCGGGTTGGCGACGGGTGCCGTGTCCTACCTGCGGAACTGATTGCACGCATAGTCGACGAGCACGGCGAAGTGATGCGCGAGCTCGGATATTCATGA
- a CDS encoding ASPIC/UnbV domain-containing protein yields MISMREAGSEKRSNSRIWLSVAVIAVLVCIFWKGSRYPALNEKAMMGGDTPLSGLSFDIIFDFFPDSPLYWAFAANVGSWIVTNWKGMTFGVLFGAAILTLLSVIRTRSFKNGFANAALGATIGAPLGVCVNCAAPIALGLHMGRMRLETTLAALIASLTLNVIVVTMSFALLPLHVAATKLLLSLLLILLIAPLLCRSYDYVSFDYDRDGDIDIVRDNGAIRMIVHRNDRPAGNGLWVSLRDAMGNSMGIGARVIICTGEPEIAPGNGCQMRQIKASGGYQSFDPIAAHFGIGEAREATLIAVTWPDGKITEIRGEEALSGEIIMPRAS; encoded by the coding sequence ATGATCTCTATGCGAGAAGCTGGCTCTGAAAAGAGAAGCAACAGTCGCATCTGGCTGAGCGTTGCAGTCATCGCTGTGCTTGTCTGCATTTTCTGGAAGGGATCACGCTATCCGGCGCTGAACGAAAAGGCGATGATGGGCGGCGATACACCGCTCTCCGGACTATCATTCGACATCATTTTCGATTTTTTCCCGGACAGCCCACTGTACTGGGCCTTCGCGGCGAACGTAGGCAGTTGGATCGTCACGAACTGGAAGGGAATGACCTTCGGCGTCCTTTTCGGGGCCGCCATCCTCACCTTGCTGTCCGTAATCAGGACGCGCTCATTCAAGAACGGGTTCGCCAATGCGGCGCTGGGTGCGACGATCGGCGCCCCGCTGGGAGTGTGCGTGAACTGCGCCGCACCTATAGCGCTTGGCCTCCACATGGGCCGGATGCGTCTCGAAACGACACTCGCCGCGTTGATCGCATCACTTACGCTGAACGTTATTGTGGTGACGATGAGCTTCGCGCTCCTTCCTCTGCATGTCGCGGCGACGAAGCTCCTGCTGTCACTGCTGCTAATTCTCCTGATCGCGCCGCTGCTGTGCCGGTCCTACGACTATGTCAGCTTCGATTATGACCGGGATGGCGACATCGACATCGTGCGCGACAATGGTGCAATCCGCATGATCGTCCATCGCAACGACAGGCCAGCGGGCAATGGTCTGTGGGTTTCGCTACGCGACGCAATGGGCAACAGCATGGGGATCGGCGCACGCGTTATCATCTGCACAGGAGAGCCGGAAATCGCGCCCGGCAACGGATGCCAGATGCGACAAATCAAGGCGAGCGGAGGCTACCAGTCCTTCGACCCGATCGCGGCGCATTTCGGCATTGGCGAGGCGCGAGAAGCGACCCTCATCGCCGTCACATGGCCCGATGGGAAGATCACCGAAATACGCGGTGAAGAGGCGCTTTCCGGCGAAATTATCATGCCCCGAGCCTCATGA
- a CDS encoding 2OG-Fe(II) oxygenase gives MTFPPTSSLPPLFIKGDWLPESLCTRLFEESLASENDYVEAKVAYNRKRGILKPSIVEPRIRQASKRKLPGEWTKIFADRVLAEKDDIAEALGFRFPAQPHFQVEAVHTGDGGRFDIHIDTLRGREKARVITGVYYYSRAPLPFTGGELNLFSLDRRSSRGVAPTRNSIVFFSSIFPHEIAPVRVPTGEFADGRFSVNIWLSV, from the coding sequence ATGACCTTTCCCCCGACCTCCAGCCTGCCGCCGCTTTTCATCAAGGGCGACTGGCTGCCAGAGAGCCTGTGCACCCGCCTTTTCGAGGAAAGCCTTGCGAGCGAAAACGACTATGTCGAAGCCAAGGTGGCGTACAACAGGAAACGCGGCATTTTAAAACCCAGCATCGTGGAGCCGAGAATTCGGCAGGCGTCCAAACGCAAATTGCCCGGAGAGTGGACGAAAATCTTTGCAGATCGCGTGCTGGCAGAGAAAGACGATATCGCAGAGGCACTGGGGTTCCGCTTTCCGGCGCAACCACATTTTCAGGTCGAGGCAGTCCACACGGGCGACGGTGGGCGTTTCGATATTCATATCGACACACTGCGCGGGCGTGAAAAAGCGCGCGTTATCACGGGGGTCTACTATTATTCGCGCGCGCCCCTGCCCTTCACTGGCGGCGAGTTGAACCTCTTCTCGCTGGACCGTCGGTCGAGCCGAGGTGTCGCGCCGACGCGCAATTCGATAGTCTTCTTCTCGTCGATTTTCCCTCACGAGATTGCGCCTGTGCGCGTACCGACCGGAGAGTTTGCGGATGGTCGATTCTCCGTGAACATCTGGCTGTCCGTGTGA
- a CDS encoding PqqD family protein, protein MDNAAIEKDKASYRKTDVFVESNVDDTLILMHLEDSKFLTLEKSARRIWELLDENPTVSEICDKLTDEFNVEGSTCRDQTSEFLESLAARGLVERCT, encoded by the coding sequence ATGGATAATGCCGCAATCGAGAAAGACAAAGCAAGCTACCGAAAAACGGATGTGTTCGTCGAAAGCAATGTCGATGACACCCTCATTCTCATGCATCTCGAAGACAGCAAGTTCCTCACGCTCGAGAAGAGTGCGCGCCGGATCTGGGAACTGTTGGACGAAAATCCGACGGTATCGGAAATCTGCGACAAGTTAACCGACGAGTTCAATGTCGAGGGATCGACATGCCGCGATCAAACGAGTGAATTTCTGGAGTCTTTAGCAGCGCGCGGACTTGTTGAACGCTGCACATAA